A single genomic interval of Stieleria maiorica harbors:
- the dnaX gene encoding DNA polymerase III subunit gamma/tau encodes MSDDHPAPATDSSYVVVARRYRPRNFEELVGQEHVGRALTNAIETGRVGHAYLFTGARGVGKTSTARIFAKALNNPAGPSATFDNDDDVAQAIDSGEDIDVIEIDGASNRGIDEIRSLRANVGVRPSRSRFKIYIIDEVHMLTQAAFNALLKTLEEPPEHVKFIFCTTDPEKMPITVLSRCQRFDFAPVEVSKIVKRLQEIVAAENAQADEAALELVARRAAGSMRDSQSLLEQVLSFSDGHLTADQVHSMLGTADDERLHSLAQAMSDRDAAAALAQLDAAVDAGVDAGRIAEQLLGYFRDLMAVTVGCDATLQRHTAASMHDELKKLGQAWGLQTVLAVVALIDQTLVRIRHSVYGRVLLESTVIQICNLPDLQAIADLAAAASSGKPLPAAPPQKKKLTAEPQTAPAVTPTVASGATPAPAQSPSAVTPAAVTPAAVTPAAVTPAAVTPAAVTPAAVIPAATSPVSAAPMQDPVSSPPIPQVAPAAADQAASPAASQAASPAASQPVPAVSAQHRTDAASPDAPPMPRMKLSSSNVQEVLAMALKGVQQMTASIASMADVQLEGDSKINLVFPAESSMSMKRMDLPEHRGPVCQALAEIVGHPVTLQLVAGAASPRRAQAPKPAPKASAKERMERMREIESHPWIQACVQTFQAEIVKIDPKQ; translated from the coding sequence ATGTCCGACGACCATCCTGCGCCCGCAACTGATTCCTCGTACGTCGTTGTCGCACGCCGTTACCGCCCCAGGAATTTCGAAGAATTAGTCGGTCAGGAGCACGTCGGGAGGGCCTTGACCAACGCGATCGAGACGGGGCGGGTGGGGCATGCCTACCTGTTCACCGGGGCACGTGGGGTCGGGAAAACGAGCACGGCGCGGATTTTTGCCAAGGCGCTCAACAATCCCGCCGGCCCCAGTGCGACCTTTGACAATGACGATGACGTCGCCCAGGCGATCGATTCGGGCGAAGACATCGATGTCATCGAAATCGACGGCGCCAGCAACCGGGGGATCGACGAAATCCGCTCCCTGAGGGCCAACGTCGGGGTTCGGCCCAGCCGATCCCGGTTCAAGATTTACATCATCGACGAAGTCCATATGCTGACCCAGGCGGCCTTCAACGCGCTGTTGAAAACGCTGGAAGAGCCGCCGGAGCATGTGAAGTTCATTTTCTGCACGACCGACCCGGAAAAGATGCCGATCACGGTCCTGAGCCGTTGTCAGCGATTCGATTTTGCACCGGTCGAAGTCTCCAAGATCGTCAAACGTCTGCAGGAAATCGTCGCTGCGGAAAACGCCCAGGCCGATGAAGCGGCGCTGGAGTTGGTCGCCCGCCGGGCGGCCGGTTCGATGCGGGACAGCCAATCCTTGCTGGAGCAGGTGCTCAGCTTCAGCGATGGCCATCTGACGGCCGATCAAGTGCACTCGATGCTCGGCACGGCCGACGACGAGCGACTGCATTCGCTGGCCCAGGCGATGAGCGATCGCGATGCGGCCGCCGCACTGGCGCAGCTGGATGCGGCCGTTGATGCCGGCGTCGATGCCGGACGGATCGCCGAACAATTGCTGGGGTACTTTCGCGATCTGATGGCCGTCACGGTCGGCTGCGATGCGACACTGCAACGGCATACCGCCGCATCGATGCACGACGAGCTGAAGAAGCTGGGCCAGGCCTGGGGCCTGCAAACCGTGCTGGCCGTCGTGGCGCTGATCGATCAAACACTGGTCCGAATTCGGCACAGTGTCTACGGTCGCGTCTTGTTGGAATCCACCGTGATTCAGATTTGCAATCTGCCGGACTTGCAAGCGATCGCGGACTTGGCCGCGGCAGCCAGCAGCGGAAAACCGCTGCCCGCCGCACCCCCGCAAAAAAAAAAGCTAACGGCTGAGCCACAGACGGCACCGGCAGTCACACCGACGGTTGCATCGGGGGCGACCCCAGCACCGGCACAGTCACCGTCGGCAGTGACTCCAGCGGCAGTGACTCCAGCGGCAGTGACTCCAGCGGCAGTGACTCCAGCGGCAGTGACTCCAGCGGCAGTGACTCCAGCGGCAGTGATTCCAGCGGCAACCTCACCGGTGTCAGCTGCTCCGATGCAGGATCCCGTGTCCTCCCCGCCGATCCCCCAAGTCGCCCCAGCGGCCGCCGACCAAGCAGCTTCGCCCGCTGCCAGTCAGGCTGCTTCGCCCGCCGCCAGTCAACCTGTTCCGGCCGTTTCGGCACAGCATCGGACCGACGCAGCTTCACCCGACGCGCCGCCGATGCCCCGGATGAAGCTGTCCTCGTCGAACGTTCAAGAAGTCCTTGCGATGGCGCTCAAGGGCGTGCAGCAAATGACGGCCTCGATCGCCTCGATGGCCGACGTGCAACTGGAAGGCGATTCGAAGATCAACTTGGTGTTTCCGGCCGAGTCATCGATGTCGATGAAACGGATGGATTTGCCCGAGCATCGTGGTCCGGTCTGCCAAGCGCTCGCCGAGATCGTCGGTCACCCGGTCACGCTGCAGCTGGTCGCCGGCGCCGCATCACCACGCCGCGCCCAAGCGCCAAAGCCCGCGCCCAAAGCATCGGCAAAGGAACGCATGGAACGGATGCGAGAGATCGAATCTCATCCCTGGATCCAAGCTTGCGTGCAAACCTTCCAAGCCGAGATCGTCAAAATCGATCCCAAGCAATAA
- a CDS encoding polysaccharide biosynthesis tyrosine autokinase: protein MKRYEDEAFEADDGAELNIDLLGIVRRRFHLIMLGLLVGSTCATIFFVKQKPVYQSSLAVLVGQLSTKVAATGVRDASDGAVTMQEEILSTHVELFGSPKILKQAIERESLGRSVGQLQRGLSISTGGEGAGSAASLLKATYKDEDPEVAARVLQAIFDTYQNYVEGHSENVGAEAAELIAKAQLRNEMDLRKADEEYRNFVASVPALVNVSGSGVGTLEDVHRARLKSIEEELASVRRVLAETRSRRSVIAEAVDGKAPEEITDADVMTLLSDTEVTRLQALISIKKQRQPGSAGESESQAIARSSRQSAAQRLLELTSKRRVLVTAFGMGHPSVVALDAEIRAFEKIGELSDAEQAGGAGEKAFDVPPSEILGTYYAVLKSDLNEFARREAELLALSDQETKLAKQVELDFLKGASLKANLDRAQNRYDEVFKRLQELNLTNDYSGFSTDLLVMPVPASVPIWPSKSKIAMMGIMGGLMLGLGLAMLAELADRTFKDPGEVESVVGAPILAHMPMLRESKLQKRVIKGSAISPMVASFHLPRAVDSETFRVVRTSVLFLAKKQSKQVFLLTSPSPADGKSTMVSNLAVSMAQAGKRVLLVDADMRRPTIDKVFGVERSPGLSDYLNGVVSFSECQQDCEQLNLAVCPAGSRTSSPSELLESEQFAEFIAQARQSFDMVFIDSPPLLAVTDPAIITLHVDSCLLAVRIEKNSRTFVERAAEILRDHHVPIDGVIVNSRDSRRRGYGYSSYNYYGKGQYGYVDSYRRYYEAEEEDEPARVNGRSHKRINGQVAKVNGRTATSDRLISGKR from the coding sequence ATGAAGCGATACGAAGACGAGGCTTTCGAGGCTGACGACGGCGCGGAATTGAACATTGATCTGCTGGGGATCGTCCGTCGCCGATTTCATCTGATCATGCTAGGGCTTTTGGTCGGGTCGACGTGCGCCACAATTTTTTTCGTCAAGCAAAAGCCGGTCTACCAGTCAAGCTTGGCGGTGCTCGTCGGGCAGTTGTCAACGAAAGTTGCCGCCACTGGTGTGAGGGACGCGTCTGACGGTGCCGTGACAATGCAAGAGGAGATTCTTTCGACTCACGTGGAGCTTTTCGGGAGTCCCAAGATCCTCAAGCAGGCGATCGAGCGGGAGAGTTTGGGCCGCAGTGTGGGGCAGCTCCAGCGCGGGCTGTCGATCAGCACGGGCGGCGAAGGGGCCGGAAGTGCGGCAAGCCTGTTGAAAGCGACGTACAAGGACGAGGACCCCGAGGTTGCCGCCCGGGTGCTTCAGGCGATCTTTGACACCTATCAGAACTACGTCGAGGGGCATTCGGAGAATGTCGGTGCCGAGGCGGCCGAGTTGATTGCAAAGGCCCAGCTTCGAAACGAGATGGATTTGCGGAAGGCGGATGAGGAGTATCGGAACTTTGTTGCATCGGTGCCGGCGTTGGTGAATGTCAGTGGCAGCGGTGTCGGGACGCTGGAGGATGTGCACCGGGCACGGTTGAAAAGCATTGAAGAAGAATTGGCTTCGGTTCGGCGTGTGCTTGCCGAAACTCGCTCCAGGCGATCGGTCATCGCCGAAGCCGTGGACGGGAAGGCGCCGGAGGAGATCACCGATGCTGACGTGATGACCCTGCTGAGCGACACGGAGGTCACGCGACTGCAGGCGCTGATCAGCATCAAGAAGCAACGGCAGCCTGGGAGTGCGGGGGAAAGTGAGTCTCAGGCAATCGCAAGGAGTTCCCGTCAGTCTGCCGCGCAGCGGTTGTTGGAACTGACAAGCAAGCGGCGGGTCTTGGTGACGGCGTTTGGGATGGGGCATCCGAGTGTGGTGGCGCTTGACGCGGAGATCAGGGCGTTCGAAAAGATCGGCGAGTTGTCCGATGCGGAGCAGGCTGGGGGTGCCGGTGAAAAGGCGTTTGATGTCCCGCCGTCGGAAATTCTGGGGACCTATTACGCAGTGCTGAAAAGCGACTTGAATGAATTTGCAAGGCGCGAGGCTGAATTGCTGGCGCTTTCGGATCAGGAGACAAAGCTGGCCAAGCAGGTCGAGCTGGACTTTCTCAAAGGTGCGTCACTCAAGGCAAATCTGGATCGTGCTCAGAACCGCTACGACGAAGTCTTCAAGCGTTTGCAAGAGTTGAATCTCACCAATGACTACTCCGGGTTCTCCACGGACCTGCTGGTGATGCCGGTTCCGGCCAGCGTGCCGATCTGGCCCTCCAAGTCAAAGATCGCAATGATGGGCATCATGGGCGGGCTGATGTTGGGGCTGGGGTTGGCCATGCTGGCCGAGTTGGCCGATCGGACGTTCAAGGATCCCGGTGAAGTTGAGAGTGTGGTCGGGGCGCCGATCTTGGCTCACATGCCCATGCTGCGTGAATCGAAACTGCAGAAGCGTGTGATTAAGGGGTCGGCGATTTCGCCGATGGTGGCGTCGTTTCATTTGCCCCGCGCAGTCGACTCGGAGACGTTTCGGGTCGTTCGGACATCCGTTCTGTTCTTGGCCAAGAAGCAATCCAAGCAGGTCTTTTTGCTGACCAGTCCCAGTCCCGCAGACGGCAAGTCCACGATGGTTTCAAACCTGGCTGTTTCGATGGCCCAGGCCGGCAAGCGTGTGCTGCTCGTCGATGCGGACATGCGGCGGCCGACGATTGACAAGGTGTTTGGCGTCGAACGTTCCCCCGGGCTTTCCGATTACTTGAACGGCGTGGTCAGCTTTTCGGAGTGTCAGCAGGATTGCGAGCAGCTCAACTTGGCCGTGTGCCCTGCCGGTTCGCGGACCTCGTCCCCGTCGGAATTACTTGAATCCGAGCAGTTCGCAGAGTTTATCGCACAGGCTCGGCAGTCCTTCGACATGGTGTTTATCGATTCCCCGCCCCTGCTGGCTGTCACCGATCCTGCGATCATCACGTTGCACGTCGACAGTTGCCTGTTGGCCGTCCGGATCGAAAAGAACAGTCGGACGTTTGTCGAACGCGCTGCCGAGATCCTCCGCGACCACCACGTGCCGATCGATGGTGTGATCGTCAACAGTCGCGACTCGCGCCGTCGGGGGTATGGGTACAGTAGTTACAACTACTACGGTAAAGGCCAGTATGGTTACGTCGACAGCTATCGACGTTATTACGAAGCGGAAGAGGAAGACGAGCCGGCTCGCGTCAACGGGCGGTCGCACAAACGCATCAACGGCCAAGTAGCAAAGGTAAACGGCCGCACCGCCACCAGCGATCGCTTGATCTCTGGAAAACGCTAG
- a CDS encoding four helix bundle protein codes for MKSLAGFEDLEVWKRAVELSAAIYVETHSLRDFGFRDQITRAGLSVPSNIAEGMERSTVADQCRFLDYARGSCGEVRTQVIVGMKVGFINESTAQHWRQETKELSAMLQGLIKSIRRREK; via the coding sequence TTGAAAAGTTTGGCTGGGTTTGAGGATTTAGAGGTTTGGAAGCGGGCAGTCGAGTTGAGTGCAGCCATTTATGTTGAGACGCATTCGCTGCGGGACTTTGGGTTTCGTGATCAGATTACACGTGCCGGGCTTTCGGTTCCGTCGAACATTGCGGAAGGAATGGAGCGTTCGACGGTGGCGGATCAGTGTCGCTTTCTCGACTATGCACGCGGATCTTGCGGAGAAGTGCGAACACAGGTCATTGTCGGGATGAAAGTCGGGTTCATCAACGAATCCACAGCCCAACACTGGCGACAAGAAACTAAAGAGCTCTCCGCAATGCTCCAAGGCCTGATCAAAAGCATCAGGAGAAGGGAAAAGTAG
- the gmd gene encoding GDP-mannose 4,6-dehydratase, translating into MKKALITGITGQDGSYLAELLLEKGYEVHGIKRRASSFNTDRIDHIYQSPHEEQARFKLHYGDLTDTSNLTRIINAVQPDEVYNLGAQSHVAVSFESPEYTADVDAIGTLRLLEAIRFLGLEKKTRFYQASTSELFGLVQEIPQKETTPFYPRSPYAAAKMYAYWITVNYRESYGMYACNGILFNHESPRRGETFVTRKITRGVANIAQGLEECLYLGNMDALRDWGHAKDYVRMQWMMLQQEQAEDFVIATGKQITVREFVKMSASEAGLEVEFSGEGVDEIATVTQVLDSEKAPSVNPGDVIVRVDPRYFRPAEVETLLGDPTKAKEKLGWECEISVEEMCAEMVAADLENARKHALLKLHGHTVSVAVE; encoded by the coding sequence ATGAAAAAAGCACTCATTACAGGCATCACAGGCCAAGACGGATCGTACCTCGCGGAATTATTGCTCGAGAAAGGCTACGAGGTCCACGGGATCAAGCGTCGCGCGTCGTCCTTCAACACCGACCGAATCGATCACATCTATCAGTCGCCGCACGAGGAGCAGGCACGGTTCAAGTTGCACTACGGTGACCTGACCGATACGTCCAACCTGACACGCATCATCAACGCGGTTCAGCCCGACGAAGTGTACAACTTGGGTGCCCAATCTCACGTCGCGGTCTCGTTCGAGTCGCCCGAATACACGGCCGACGTCGATGCGATCGGAACGTTGCGTTTGCTCGAAGCAATTCGCTTTCTGGGGTTGGAAAAGAAGACACGTTTCTACCAGGCGTCCACCTCGGAATTGTTCGGTCTGGTCCAAGAGATTCCGCAAAAAGAGACCACGCCGTTTTATCCACGCTCGCCCTACGCGGCGGCGAAGATGTACGCGTACTGGATCACGGTCAATTACCGCGAATCCTACGGCATGTACGCCTGCAACGGCATCCTGTTCAACCACGAATCACCGCGGCGTGGCGAGACCTTCGTGACCCGCAAGATCACCCGCGGCGTTGCCAACATCGCACAGGGACTGGAGGAGTGCCTGTACCTTGGTAACATGGACGCCCTGCGAGACTGGGGGCATGCCAAAGACTATGTCCGTATGCAGTGGATGATGCTGCAGCAAGAACAAGCCGAAGACTTCGTGATCGCAACCGGCAAGCAAATCACGGTCCGCGAATTCGTCAAGATGTCGGCCAGTGAGGCCGGGCTGGAGGTCGAATTCTCCGGTGAAGGCGTCGACGAGATCGCCACGGTGACGCAAGTCCTCGACAGCGAGAAAGCCCCTTCGGTGAACCCCGGCGACGTGATCGTCCGCGTCGATCCCCGCTACTTCCGCCCGGCCGAAGTCGAAACCTTGCTCGGTGACCCCACCAAGGCCAAGGAAAAACTCGGTTGGGAATGCGAGATCAGCGTCGAAGAGATGTGCGCCGAAATGGTCGCCGCCGACTTGGAAAACGCCCGTAAACACGCCCTGTTGAAGCTCCATGGCCACACCGTCAGTGTGGCGGTGGAGTAG
- a CDS encoding sugar transferase — MNATIKQPSNVSPVRVGVATAPPNGAGGKIDAASLQKLGTSAALALGRRQAWYDFRSTAPLLVFDVLAAGLAVSLATIIHRLNGGTPHLTFCVGVVLLVLLMHRIHGLYPACGASYSDEFRGIMRTCIVVTVGSAFGLLMGSSLHAFPWLCWGTLSTTLFVSLAAVRPVARRLLSEFDWWTQPVVIVGNGSASRRLYERLDRSRHEGLRPAGIIFDPTRHWDGVPAVNESESKLVGTPLHEQPGGQFYRIDSPEELRRPSGDTNGRSVSHGAPVRRSESCWLGPTTELESILHGTGACRLALAEQDAGQWQDYHAFHGIPHVMLPMDFSYHPTESVRLAERGEAIELHCYTALTSPHAQLAKRVIDLALVLLTLPFWLPLMAGIAIAIKIFDPGPVFYYQDRVGRFRTPFRAIKFRSMVCDADRRLREYLEQNPQMMKEWKRTHKLQKDPRVTKIGNFLRKTSLDELPQLFNVLLGEMSLVGPRPIIDSGDYDREYIQDYPEVFELYQMVRPGITGLWQVSGRNSTTYTQRVFMDRFYLHNWSIGLDIFILWRTVKTALFREGAC, encoded by the coding sequence ATGAACGCGACCATTAAACAACCGTCAAATGTTTCACCTGTCCGAGTGGGCGTCGCGACTGCGCCGCCGAATGGGGCGGGTGGCAAGATTGATGCCGCTTCGCTGCAAAAGCTTGGCACGTCGGCGGCATTGGCCTTGGGGCGAAGGCAGGCCTGGTATGACTTTCGATCGACGGCGCCACTGCTGGTTTTCGATGTTCTCGCTGCCGGCCTGGCCGTTTCCTTGGCAACCATTATACATCGCTTAAACGGCGGAACACCGCACCTGACGTTTTGCGTCGGCGTGGTCTTGCTGGTTCTATTGATGCATCGGATCCACGGCCTCTATCCGGCCTGTGGGGCGAGCTACTCGGACGAGTTTCGCGGGATCATGCGAACATGCATCGTCGTCACGGTGGGGTCGGCATTCGGGCTCTTGATGGGTTCCAGCTTGCATGCGTTTCCTTGGCTCTGTTGGGGGACGTTGTCCACCACGTTGTTCGTGAGTTTGGCGGCGGTGCGTCCGGTGGCCAGACGTTTGCTCAGTGAGTTTGACTGGTGGACCCAGCCCGTCGTGATCGTCGGCAATGGCAGCGCAAGTCGGCGACTCTACGAGCGACTGGATCGCTCACGTCATGAAGGGTTGCGACCGGCAGGGATCATTTTCGATCCGACCCGGCATTGGGATGGCGTTCCCGCGGTGAATGAATCCGAATCGAAGCTCGTGGGAACTCCATTGCACGAACAACCCGGCGGGCAGTTCTATCGGATCGACTCGCCTGAAGAATTGCGACGTCCGAGCGGTGACACGAATGGTCGCTCCGTCAGTCACGGTGCTCCGGTGCGTCGCTCGGAAAGCTGCTGGTTGGGGCCGACGACGGAGCTGGAGTCGATTCTTCACGGTACCGGTGCCTGCCGTCTGGCGTTGGCCGAACAGGACGCCGGCCAGTGGCAAGACTATCATGCATTCCATGGCATCCCACACGTGATGCTGCCGATGGACTTTTCCTACCACCCGACCGAATCGGTGCGTCTGGCCGAGCGGGGAGAGGCGATCGAGCTTCACTGCTACACCGCGTTGACCAGCCCCCACGCCCAGTTGGCCAAGCGGGTGATCGACCTTGCCCTGGTGTTGCTGACCCTTCCGTTCTGGTTGCCGTTGATGGCGGGCATCGCGATCGCCATCAAAATCTTCGATCCAGGCCCCGTGTTTTATTACCAGGACCGCGTCGGACGATTCCGGACACCGTTTCGGGCGATCAAGTTTCGCAGCATGGTCTGCGACGCGGATCGACGATTGCGAGAGTATCTGGAGCAAAATCCGCAAATGATGAAGGAGTGGAAGCGGACCCACAAGCTGCAAAAGGACCCTCGCGTCACCAAGATCGGCAACTTTTTGAGAAAGACCAGCTTGGACGAACTGCCACAGCTGTTCAACGTGCTGCTGGGTGAAATGAGTCTGGTGGGGCCGCGGCCGATCATCGACAGCGGCGACTACGACCGCGAGTACATCCAGGACTACCCAGAAGTGTTTGAGCTGTACCAGATGGTGCGTCCCGGAATCACGGGACTCTGGCAAGTCTCCGGACGCAATTCCACCACCTACACCCAACGCGTCTTCATGGACCGTTTCTATCTCCACAACTGGTCAATCGGTCTGGACATCTTCATCCTCTGGCGAACCGTTAAAACGGCCCTCTTCCGTGAAGGGGCTTGTTAG
- a CDS encoding MATE family efflux transporter translates to MIARLASHRIRRGGEWVRLLVLVGSAQFIVQVAGFLCGIIVIRLLSVHEYGLYTLTNTMLGTIAVLTDAGVGTGVLSEGGKVWNDRNKLGAVLATGISLRLRFAVISLTMVIPVLYYMLVTHGASWIAASMLILALVPTLFATLSNTLLQVPAKLHQDVGLLQRIDLSANLVRLAITGVTLLVLPLAGFAIFSAGIAQGVANWRLRRSAALFSNNQQEQSPEARVEILRVVKRVFPGAVFLAVSGQATLLLITLFGETDQIAEYGALGRLAAATSVFGVLFSTLVVPRFARLPESSRAKLKIFIQIHLGLTIVAAAIVGATVLFPTPILWLLGKDYAGLAELLPLVFAATALGQISGSTHQLGASRGIIMHPAIIIPLTIVVQAVVYSIADLRNINQVVMGTIAVTATIAPVRFLYIAGKL, encoded by the coding sequence ATGATTGCCAGGCTCGCATCGCACAGAATTCGACGGGGAGGCGAGTGGGTTCGCCTGCTCGTCCTGGTGGGGTCGGCGCAGTTTATTGTTCAAGTCGCAGGCTTTCTTTGTGGAATCATCGTCATTCGCTTGTTGTCCGTCCACGAGTATGGTCTGTACACGCTGACCAACACGATGCTTGGCACGATTGCCGTGCTAACGGACGCTGGTGTTGGGACCGGTGTGTTGTCAGAAGGCGGCAAGGTTTGGAATGATCGCAATAAGTTGGGAGCTGTACTTGCAACCGGCATCTCATTGCGACTCAGGTTTGCCGTCATCAGCTTGACGATGGTGATCCCCGTGCTGTACTACATGTTGGTGACTCATGGGGCATCGTGGATAGCTGCGTCAATGCTTATTTTGGCGCTTGTTCCAACGCTGTTTGCGACCTTGTCAAATACTTTGCTTCAGGTGCCGGCGAAGCTGCATCAGGATGTTGGTCTGCTTCAAAGAATTGATCTGTCCGCGAACCTGGTGCGTCTGGCGATCACGGGGGTAACCCTGCTCGTCTTGCCACTTGCCGGCTTCGCGATCTTTTCAGCCGGGATCGCTCAAGGAGTTGCAAACTGGCGGCTCCGCCGGTCCGCGGCGCTCTTTTCGAACAATCAGCAGGAGCAGAGTCCTGAGGCTCGCGTCGAGATACTGCGGGTTGTAAAACGCGTTTTTCCAGGAGCGGTGTTTCTGGCGGTGTCCGGCCAGGCAACCTTGTTGTTAATCACGCTGTTTGGCGAAACCGATCAAATCGCAGAGTATGGAGCACTCGGCCGACTCGCCGCGGCAACGAGCGTGTTCGGCGTGCTGTTTTCAACGTTGGTTGTGCCGCGTTTCGCAAGATTGCCTGAGTCCAGCCGGGCGAAACTAAAGATTTTTATCCAGATTCACCTCGGTCTGACAATCGTTGCCGCAGCGATCGTGGGGGCGACGGTCCTGTTTCCCACACCCATCCTTTGGTTGCTCGGTAAGGACTATGCGGGCTTGGCGGAACTGTTGCCATTGGTCTTCGCGGCAACTGCGTTGGGGCAGATTTCCGGCAGCACGCACCAACTGGGGGCTTCGCGTGGGATCATCATGCATCCTGCAATCATTATTCCACTCACGATTGTCGTCCAGGCGGTTGTCTATAGCATTGCAGATCTTCGCAATATCAACCAAGTCGTGATGGGCACGATCGCCGTCACAGCGACCATCGCGCCGGTTCGATTCCTATACATCGCAGGGAAACTGTAG
- a CDS encoding GDP-mannose 4,6-dehydratase, with amino-acid sequence MTTEKPSAPTALITGISGQDGSYLSELLLEKGYTVHGLVRRNSSTSRKRLEELFHDKTIYDRRLFLHYADLDDMTTIRRILTKTAPDEVYHLAGQSHVGASFEIPESTCEFTAMGTLRLLELVRDLSKRPKFLHTSSSEIFGRPDESPQNEDTPMRPVSPYGVAKAFATQMTRLYRESFEVFACNAICYNHESPRRGESFVTRKITRAAAAISLGIQDELRMGSLNARRDWGYAPEYVEGMWRMLQHERPDDYVLATGIDHSVEEFMASAFSAVGLDWSDYYRRDPRFIRPAECCSLIGDAAKAHQILGWKCEADLSVIVQAMVDEDRQKLQHLQRSAEPSALDTAGNS; translated from the coding sequence ATGACAACCGAGAAACCTAGCGCACCTACGGCCTTGATCACCGGAATTTCCGGTCAAGATGGCTCGTATCTATCGGAATTGTTGCTTGAAAAGGGATACACCGTCCATGGTCTGGTGCGCCGCAACAGTTCTACTTCGCGAAAACGGTTGGAGGAGTTGTTCCACGACAAGACGATCTATGATCGACGATTGTTTCTGCACTATGCAGATCTAGATGATATGACAACGATTCGCCGGATCTTGACGAAGACCGCACCAGACGAGGTTTATCACCTCGCAGGTCAGAGTCACGTCGGTGCGAGCTTTGAGATCCCCGAATCAACCTGCGAATTTACAGCGATGGGGACGCTCAGGCTGTTGGAGCTTGTTCGCGACCTTTCGAAACGCCCCAAGTTCTTACATACCAGCAGCAGCGAGATTTTCGGGCGTCCCGACGAATCGCCACAAAACGAAGACACTCCCATGCGGCCCGTTTCACCTTATGGGGTGGCAAAGGCGTTTGCCACGCAAATGACACGTCTGTATCGCGAATCCTTCGAAGTGTTCGCCTGCAATGCCATTTGTTACAACCACGAATCTCCGCGTCGTGGAGAGTCATTTGTCACTCGGAAGATCACCAGGGCTGCCGCGGCGATTTCTCTGGGGATTCAAGACGAACTGCGAATGGGCAGCCTGAATGCACGGCGTGACTGGGGATACGCCCCGGAATACGTGGAGGGCATGTGGAGAATGTTGCAGCACGAGCGTCCGGACGACTACGTGCTTGCGACCGGAATCGACCACAGCGTCGAAGAATTCATGGCATCGGCATTTTCCGCCGTCGGGCTGGATTGGTCGGATTACTACCGACGCGATCCGAGGTTCATTCGTCCCGCGGAGTGCTGTTCATTGATCGGTGACGCGGCCAAAGCACATCAAATCCTCGGCTGGAAATGTGAGGCGGATTTGTCCGTGATCGTACAAGCGATGGTGGATGAGGATCGGCAAAAATTGCAGCATCTGCAGCGGTCAGCAGAGCCATCGGCGCTGGATACCGCGGGCAATTCGTAA